Genomic segment of Bacteroides intestinalis DSM 17393:
GGAAACATCATTTTCTCCAGGATGCGCCCACGCTATAGGCTCCCAATCCATCCATGCAGGGCTGCACAAATACACTACTTCAGCTTCCGGAACTTTATGAAAAAGTTTCTCACGAGGTATATTCAGCTTCCGGGCACGCTTACCACTATACAGTCTCGTCACATCTATAAAGTGGGGAAACCGGAATGAAGGATAAACCGCTTCCGCATCTTTCCGCATATCCTTTACTACATCTTCATTCCGACTGAATGTTTGCCGATAAATCTTGGATTTTATTCCCCAATATTTACGGACAGGTTCCAACATACCGGTTTCATACATATAATATGACTCACCATTCTTATCCAATATAAAATTCCAGAAGTGAGCCACATTTCCATCACCGCGCAAAGGCATATAATCGCAACCGCAAGGAATGCCTAAAGCCCTGAAAATATAAATCAGCATATCCGCCGTCTCACGGCAATTACCGGAATGCCAGTCCACAAGGTCGGGGCCGATATGCGGACCCTCTCCGAACTGCCCTGTAAAATGAAACTTTATCCGGGAAATGGAATCTATCAATACCCGCGAAACAAACAAAGGGTCTTGTACCTCAGGAAGTGCCCTGACGGAGTCCAATATAGGATTGAAAGCATTGTATACCTTCTCACGCCAAGGTTTTAAAGGCTCGTCTTCTATCCTGTAAGGCAAAATGTATTCGCAAAAATCAGCGAAAGATACATTCTTACCCCACGGCTGTTCGTTCCAGACTTTAAACGCCCATTCAATATTGTCTATCAGGAAACCGGCTGGAAGCTCTAAATCAGGCTTAACCGTTGATTTTCTAAGATTAATGCGTCCATACATTTTCCGGATTGAATCCTGCACTTCACCGGGGGTATACAGTCCGGTACCATAAAGTTCGAACTGTTTCTGATAATGCTCCACCTGCTCGCCTTCGTACGAGCAATAATACGGAAGATTCTCTATCAGAAACTCGGCCGCCCGCAATTTCAGCGTATCAGCCTCATACCTTTTCAGCACCTCTCCCAACTGAGGATTTTCCTTGATGACATCCTCTAAAACATGCGAAGGATTATTCTCCCCACACCCGCTTACCAAAGCTCCCAAAAGAAAATACAAGATATACTTTTTCATCTTCATACATGCATAAGGATTATTCATCTTCTTTCATTACATCACCACGGGTAATACCTCCTTCATTGAAACTGTCAACTGCAAAATAGTAGGTTTGTCCGACCTGCAAGCACCTCAATTCAATCTCAGTATCATTATACACCATATAGCTATTGTACAACTTCTCCGGATGGATTCCAAAACGAATACCATAGCCGGTTGCCCCTTCTACTTCCCGCCATTTCAATATGACGCTTCTTCTATCCTCTTTATTCCGACAAATACGATAAAATTTCGTTTGGGGCGGAGAAGGTTTATCCGACCGTCCAAATACACGTAAGCCGGAAACAGAGAATTTACCGGAAGGACAATAAATATTTGTAAGCCGGACATACCGCGTCTTCACGGCTTCTTTAAGTTGGATATAATCATGAGGAGCATCCTCTGTATTCACCGACTTGTCTACCAAAAAATTCCACTTTTTCCCGTCTACAGACTCCTCCAGATAGTATTGATAAAAGATACTATCTGACCGCCCGAACAAATGGGCATCATGGTCGGCAAAGTTTATCTGCACGGCGTTTATTTCGCACTCTTCACCCAAATCCACCGACAGGTATTCTCCTTTATCGGCCGTTTCGGCACTCCACCAGGTTCGTATATCTTCATCAACAGCACAACATGCCGGATATTTTCTGAGTTCGGAAGAAGATCTGACACTTTTATTATGGGACAATAGCATCCAACCGGGAAACAGTTCCTCAGGAGAAGTTATTTTATGGCCAGGGACAATCATCGGGTAATCTCCCAGCTCTGTATAAGCGTACATTACGCTATCTTCATCAAAAAAAACCGGATATAGAGACAATCTTCTTTCAAAATAATGCCGGGCGGTGACAGCAACAGTACCCACATGCCAGTAATTGCCATATTTATCCTGGAAAGTTCCACCATTTCCGGCACCAGTAGTAAATCCTTCCGGCTTGTAAACAAGCGGATTGTGCTTCGCCAAAGTAAAAGGTCCTAACGGAGTGTCGGAGACATATACCCCATCATTGGAAGTTTTAAACTGTATGCCGGGAGAAGCATACTGTAAATAGTATTTTCCACCACGCTTATTCATCCACATGCCTTCTAACCAAGGAGTCGCATCCATCCAGTCGTGACGATCACCGGGTGTCTCCCATCCATTGTCCCGTTGGCAACCTCTAATTAATGGAGAAGGCTCACCCAACAATTGAAATGTACGCGGATCCACTTCTACTCCGGTTAAAGAAACAGAATTACCCGCTCCCGCGTACAAGTATAATCTTCCTTCATCATAAAAAAGCATTGGCTCCAACATTCCCGGAGGAAAA
This window contains:
- a CDS encoding family 43 glycosylhydrolase, with the translated sequence MNAMYNRQTIWVLVVIIVVVAGCRIPDTENLVFRTISNPLNLNYRFCLDDVSRRDAANPCIIQFEDGYYLFLFGSGGYYYSSDLIDWKLIGDTNLPTESFAPTVVEMQGELYYTASYATDTIYKTDNPKSGVWEAVACSFPPGMLEPMLFYDEGRLYLYAGAGNSVSLTGVEVDPRTFQLLGEPSPLIRGCQRDNGWETPGDRHDWMDATPWLEGMWMNKRGGKYYLQYASPGIQFKTSNDGVYVSDTPLGPFTLAKHNPLVYKPEGFTTGAGNGGTFQDKYGNYWHVGTVAVTARHYFERRLSLYPVFFDEDSVMYAYTELGDYPMIVPGHKITSPEELFPGWMLLSHNKSVRSSSELRKYPACCAVDEDIRTWWSAETADKGEYLSVDLGEECEINAVQINFADHDAHLFGRSDSIFYQYYLEESVDGKKWNFLVDKSVNTEDAPHDYIQLKEAVKTRYVRLTNIYCPSGKFSVSGLRVFGRSDKPSPPQTKFYRICRNKEDRRSVILKWREVEGATGYGIRFGIHPEKLYNSYMVYNDTEIELRCLQVGQTYYFAVDSFNEGGITRGDVMKEDE